In Synechococcus sp. UW179A, the DNA window CTGTTCGTGGCGCAGGGCATCACGGGCACCCGCGATCTGTTGGAGATTCCACTGAGCTGGCAGAAGCCGACGATCTATGCCTGCAATTTCGAGACCCGCAGCTGCCCGCCGTTGGCCCCGCCAGCTCAGGCTTCAACGCCTTAGGGAGCGGTGCCGCTGCTGTGATTACAGTGCTGCCCTGCTGAGTCCGGATGATCAGGATTCCAGGGTTGGGGTTCAATCACGCCGAAATCTTTCACCACCTGGAAGTTTCCAGTGTCATCGGCCCTGCCAAGCAGGGAGCGCTTGTTGAGGTGCTGGCTGGGGGTGACGGTCAGCAAACCCTGCGGGGCTGCAAAGCTGGTTCCTATTAGATGCTGACGGACGTCTTTGGGATTGGTGCTGCCTGCGCTTTCCGCCGCGCGGGCCCAGAGATTGACCAGGCTGTAGGCGGCTTCCGCGGGGTCGTTGATCACGCGGTGATAGCCATAGCGACGACGAAAGCGCTGCGCGAATGTTTTGGAGGCGTCTCCAGCTAACGATTGGAAATAGCTCCAGCTGGCGTAAGTCCCGGAGATTTTGTTCGCACCGATCGCCAGGGCTTCTTCCTCCGAGACAGAAAGACTCAACACGGTCACTCCGCGATCCACGGCTTGTGAGCCAATAAGGCCCTCGCGGTAGAGCTGTTCAAAGAAGGCGAGGTTGCTATCGCCGTTCAGGGTGTTGATCACCACAACCGGTCCGCTTGTACTGGCTTGCCGAATGCTTTCAACCAGCGGGTGCACCTCTGCACTGCCGAGTGGGAGGTAGCGCTCAGCAAGCACTGTTCCTCCTTCCCGTTGCACCTGGGCACGCATGATGCGATTGGCGGTGCGCGGATAGATGTAGTCCGAGCCGATCAGCAGGATGCGTTTGCTGCGGTTAGCCAGCATCCAGTTCAAGGCGGGTTCTGACTGCTGATTGGGAACCGAACCGCCATACACCACATAAGGGGAGCACTCCTGGCCTTCGTATTGCACCGGATAAAACAGCAGTGCGTCCCGTGTTTCCAGGGCTGGCAGCATCGCTTTGCGACTGGCCGAGGTCCAGCCTCCGAAGATGGCTACCACTTGCTCGTCACCCAGCAACTGTTCGGTCTGCCTCGCAAAGGTGACCGGATCGGACATGCCGTCTTCCTCGATGGGCTGAATCAAGACGCGCTTGCCTTTCAGCATCAGCCCGCCGCTCGCGTTGATTTCTTCGATCGCCAGTCGTTCGGCTTCGGCCACGGTGTTTTCAGACAACGCCATCGTCCCGCTGCGGGAATGGAGCAGACCCACGCGCACCACATTGACGTCGGTTGTGGAAGCGCCAGTACTGCAACTGCTCACCAGCAGGCTGGCCAGCAGGCTGAACAGCATCTTGTCTTTCATCGACTTCCCCAGCTGATCAACGCGGTCAGCACCAGGGCCAAGGCCGAGATGATCTGAAAGCGCTGGTCAGCTCGGTTGATCTGGCGCATGGTCTTCAGCTTCTGGTCGTCGGCAGCGCTGGTGTAGGCGTTGTAACCCCAGGTGAACAGACCGAAGAGGGCCATGGCGATCAGGTAGCTGGCAGTGAACAGATCATCGAGAAAGGTGGTGTAGGGCAGTTTTGGCAGCGAGGAGTGATATGACTGCTGCAAAAAGATCAGTGTGAGCAGTGCCGTGGATGGGATGGCCAGTCGTACATCAGAGAGTGTTCCCTCAACGGAAGGAGCCATCAACACAATCGAGTTGATGATCATCAGCGGGATGACCCAGTTGACGATTCCAGGCCAGAGATTCGACTGGTAGACCACTTCCAGACGAACTTGGCTCAGGTGCGGTCGATACCAGGTGCCTCGACGGTTGCTTGTGCGTCGGAGATAAGGCGTGAAGCTGGCACTCTCGAGCTGATAGCCGCTGAGGGTGCCCAGCTCACCCACCAGGTTGCCTTCATTCGGTTCGGGTAGCAACCGCAGATCGGCGTATTTCTGCGACGTCCACAGTGGTTTGAGCTCCACGATCACCGGCAGCCGCAAAATATCGAACGGATCACGGCGGAAGTCGACTTCATCGTCGTAAAAGCGGCTCGAGAAGTGAAAAAGCTGCTGGCGCCTTCCACCAGAAAGCTCCCGTGGTGCATCCGTGGAGGGTTCGAAGGTGGAGTCCCACATTTCGATGCGGTTGGCAAGTGCAATCAGGTCGGCAGGTTTGTGGCCATGTTTCTGCAGCAGTGCTTCCACTTCAGGCAGCCACTCCAGCCAGATCTCACCATCAGCTGTGAATGTGCGTGAGTTCAGATTCAGCTCATAGATCTTGTCGAGATGGATTCCGGCGTAGATGAACGGATGCTTGCGCACCAGATCTTCCGAGAGCTGCACCTCTTCCAGGCCTGAGGGACCCTCCATCACCGCCGTAACAGCGTCGCGGTCGAGCACGTTGGGGGGGGCCTGGCCGATCAGCGCGCGTCCGCTCAGCATCAGAACGAAAACGATCGTGAGTGCCGCTGTTAGCACCAACACGATCAGGCGTGGACGTGGCATCCTCGGCATCGACAGCTGCTCGTGCCTGCACTGATGTCTTCAGGATGGCTTTTCGCTCTGAGCCTGTCAGTGGCTGGACTGGATCAGAGAACTTGAACCACTTCACTCACTTCAGGAATGGATTCGCGCATTTTGCGCTCGATTCCCATTTTCAGGGTCATGGTGCTGCTGGGGCAGCTGCCGCAGGCGCCCTGCAAGCGCACTTTGACCACGGGTCCATCGATTTCCACCACTTCCACGTTGCCACCATCGGCCATCAGGAACGGGCGCAGCTCATCGAGCACCTTTTCCACGTTTTCTTGGTTGAGCGGCAGCGTTTCGGTGCTCATGGCCGGATGGGGGTTAATGCTTTCACTCAGGGTAGGCAGGCACGTGTCCGGATGGATTCATACCCTTGAGAAGCAGGAACAGCTCACGCGATGGATCGTTACGACGCCGTGCTGGTGGGTGCGGGAATGATGAGTTCCACCCTGGCTTCGTTGCTGCATGCCCTCGACCCTGAGATGCGCCTTTTGCTGGTTGAGCGTCTCGAGGCGTCGGCTCTGGAGAGCAGTGCAGCGGTCAATAACGCCGGCACTGGTCATGCTGCCAACTGTGAGCTCAACTACACCCCCCAGCAGGCCGATGGGACGGTGTCCACTGAGAAAGCCCTGGCGATCAATGCGGCCTTCGAGCGAAGCCTGGAGTTCTGGGCCTCTCTCACAGAACGGGGAGTTCTAGATCCAGGCAGCTTTCTTCATCAGGTGCCGCATCTCAGTTTTGTCTGGGGACAGGAGGATGTGGCGTTCCTGCAGCAGCGGCATCGTCAGTTGAGCGCCCTACCGGCCTTCGCAGCGATGCACTGGAGCACGGATGCCGAGCAGATCGGCGATTGGATGCCTTTGGTGATGCAAGGGCGTCGGCCTGGTCAACAGATTGCAGCCACCCGTATCGAGCGTGGACTCGATCTCGACTTCGGGGCTCTGACCAGGGCACTGCTGCTGCCGCTGCAGACAGCGGGCGCTCTTCAGGTGGTATATGGCTCGTCAGTTCAGGGACTCAAGCGACCGCTGACGGAGTCGATGACCTGCTGTGACTGGCAGCTTGATTTGCGCGGTCCTTCGGGCCGTCGCAAGGTGCAGGCTCCGTTTGTGTTCCTTGGCGCTGGCGGTGGAGCTCTGCCACTGCTGCAGAGCAGTGGCATCCCGGAGGCAGCCGACTATGCCGGCTTTCCCGTGAGCGGCCAATGGCTAGTGTGCGGCGAGCCAGCTCTGGTGGGGCGTCACCACGCCAAGGTGTATGGCAAGGCGAAGGTGGGTGCGCCGCCGATGTCGGTGCCCCATCTCGATACCCGCTGGATTGACGGCAAGCGATCCCTGCTGTTCGGTCCCTACGCCGGGTTTAGCAGCAAATTTCTCAAGACCGGTTCGCTGTTGGATCTGCCGCTGTCGGTGCGTCCCGCCAACCTGCTGCCGATGCTGCAGGTGGGAGTGAACAACCTGCCTCTGGTGAAGTATCTGATCAATCAGTTGCGCCAGAGCGAAGCTGATCGGATGGAGGCATTGCATGCCTTCCTGCCTGAGGCCAATGCGGATGACTGGAGCCTTTCGGTGGCTGGTCAACGGGTGCAGATCATCAAACGCACGCCTGATGGTGGTCGCCTGCAGATGGGCACGGAAGTGGTCAGTGCAGCAGATGGATCCCTGGCCGCTCTGCTTGGTGCATCTCCTGGGGCCAGCACCTCTGTGCAGATCATGGTGGAGGTGCTGGAGCGTTGCTTTGCTGCAAAGCTGGCCACGCAGGCCTGGCAAGAGCGCCTCAATCAGCTGATTCCCAGCTACGGCCAGGATCTCAACAGCGATGCGGAGCTGTTGACTCGCACCCGAGAGCGTAGTGATGCGCTGCTGGGCCTACGTGTCTGAACCCGCCTGCTTGCGCATGCGCTGCTGGATCACTCCTGCCACAATCGCCAGGGCGAACATGCCGAATACAGCTCCGATCAGCAAGAATTTGCCGCCGCTGAAAATTCCAGCGCCCAGGGCCACGATCGGCCCACTGCTCAGCAGCACACTCACCAATAACGGCAGTACGAACGCCCGCCAGGGGACGCCACCTAGGCCTGCGCCATAGCTCACGAAATCGAACAGTCCGGTCATTAAAAGACCAGTGAGCAGAAACGGATTGCCTTCAAGCTGGTTGCGACTGAAGCGTTCGATGGTGGTCATCGCTTTTTCTCCCACCAGCTGCTGGATCGGTCCGCGTCCGTAGTTGCTGGCCAGCAGGAAGGCGGCCTGGCAAAAGATCAGATCGCAGATCACGATCGTGATGAAGCCCGTCTGGAACCCCAGCAATGCTCCGGCCAGCAGGGAGTAAGCCGTGCTGGGCAGTGCCGGCAGGATGATGCTCACGCCGCGTAGGAACAGGATCCCCAAGGGAGCCCAGACCCCAAGGCGTTCAACTTGCGCTCGGATCGGCTCCAGCCCGTGCACGTTGATGAGATGGAACAGCACGGCCAGCCCGGCAATCACAGCTGCAATCAGCAGGAATCGGCGAAAGCGCAGCACAGGAAGGGAGGTTCAGCGTGTTGATGACCTTCCCATATCGATGTGATCTCCTGTGACGACCGGTATCAGTTGATATAGGCACGCCCTTGTTGATCAGCGGCCCGCATGGCAGCCGCCACCGCTGCGGCGGTGACTTCGAAGGGCTCGTTGTGGCTGCTTTCTCCTGGGATGACCGTCCGTTGCGCAATCTGCTGGATGGCCTCGTCGTCGTCTGGGTTGATCCCGATCTGCTGCAGCGTGGTGGGGAGACCTACAGATCGGCAGTAGCTGAAGATCTCTTGGATCTCCGACTGCGGCTGCCCTTCCATGACTAGTTGGGTGTGTAGTCCGAAGGCGACCTTCTCCCCATGAAGCATCGCGTGGCTTGCGGGGATCTCGCTGATGCCGTTGTGAACGGCATGGGCAAGTGCCAGGCCTCCGCTTTCAAAGCCAAGCCCTGATAGCAGATTATTCGCTTCCACAATCCGCTCGAGAGCGGGGGTGGTGACCTGCGAATCCACCGCTGAGCAGGCGGCAGGGCCATCGGCCATGAGAATGTCGCAGCACAGCTTCGCCAGGGCTGTGGACGTGGTGGTCGGGTAGCCCCCAACCACATTGCAACTGTGGCTTTGCCGGCAGCTTCGGGCTTCAAACCAGGTGGCTAGGGCATCACCGAGGCCAGCGACCAGTTGCCGCTTCGGCGCCCTAGCCACAACCTCCGTGTCAACAAGCAGCAGCAGCGGATGGCGGTTGTAAAAGCGGAAACCCTGCACCCCTCCGCCATTGGTGTAAATCACCGATAGGGCACTGCATGGCGAATCAGTGCTCGCGAGGGTGGGCGTGATCACTACCGGCAGATCCAGCTCATCGGCTACGGCTCTTGCTGTGTCGGAGGTTTTGCCACCACCAGCGCCAACAACGGCGCAGAAGGGCTGCGTTGCCGCCAGGCCGACCAAACGGCTGATCTCCTGGTCGCAGCATTCGCCACCGAAGGCTTCAACCACAGGTGTGATCCCGACAGGGGGGAGGGTTTCCTTCCAGATCGAAGCCAGAGTTCTGCGGGCTGTGCCACCAGCGATGAACAGCACCGGCCCACTCAGGCCAAGGCGTTTCAGCTCTGTGCCTAGTTCCCAAGTAGCACCGGGACCTTGGACGTAGCGTCCCGGTGAGGCGAACACTGCCAGCGGGCGTTCGTGATCCCGACCGAAATCTGTGCGATAGCCCATAGCCCATCAAGGCAATGATCTTTCCCTAGCCAGGCCTTGGGAGTCCGTCAGTGCTTCGGCTGTTGAGGCGCGTTCAACCAGGATGACCGCTGAGGTTCACCGTGATCACTCCGGCTGTGATCAGGGCCATACCCATCAGTTGCCCCTGGGTCGGCACCTGGTGATAGAGGAGCAGGCCAATCATCACGATCGCCACGATGCCGATTCCACTCCAGAGGGCGTAGGTGAGGCCCATGGGGAGCACTTGCACCACCCGTGACATCAACGTCATCGAAATGGCATAAGCCGATAGCACAACCAGGGTGGGAACCGGTCGACTGAAGCCTTGCGAGAGCTTGAGGCAAGAGGTGCCGATCACCTCAGCTGTGATGGCCAGAAGCAGTAACAACCAGGGAGAGCCCATGCCTGTCCGAGTTAGGGACACTTTCTATTCAACGCAATGATGTTTGGCTTTGCCCTTGGGCTTCATCGAGATGTTGTCGATGGAGTCGTGCTTTGAATCAACCAGGCGGATTGTTCTGCGATCAGCCCTGGCTTCGACATCGCGCTTGACTAAGGCTATCTACAAATCCTTGTCTGCAGATCGCCGATCGATATGGAGAAGATTTTAAAGTCGTTGGGCGGATGATGACGACCGAGCATGCGCCGTCTCTGACCTCAAACCCGTGTTGTTTAGTCGATCTGCAACTAACGACTCGAAGTTTTTGCAAAGCCTTTAAATCCTGCAAGAATCGCTGAATAAGAGGTTTCATAGAGGGTTCCTGAGCTGGATAATTCCTCGTCATCAAGTCTTGATCAACTGGGGTTGATGCCCAGTGAGGACGAGCGGCTTGTCGCTGAATTGGCGGGATTCAATCCAGATCAGCTCAGCGACCAACAGCTGTTGCTCTGCAGGGATTATTTGAGTGTTGCTGAGCAGATTGGATTGTCCGGCCTGCAAAGCACTGCTGATTTGAATCAGGT includes these proteins:
- a CDS encoding NifU family protein: MSTETLPLNQENVEKVLDELRPFLMADGGNVEVVEIDGPVVKVRLQGACGSCPSSTMTLKMGIERKMRESIPEVSEVVQVL
- a CDS encoding malate:quinone oxidoreductase, whose protein sequence is MDRYDAVLVGAGMMSSTLASLLHALDPEMRLLLVERLEASALESSAAVNNAGTGHAANCELNYTPQQADGTVSTEKALAINAAFERSLEFWASLTERGVLDPGSFLHQVPHLSFVWGQEDVAFLQQRHRQLSALPAFAAMHWSTDAEQIGDWMPLVMQGRRPGQQIAATRIERGLDLDFGALTRALLLPLQTAGALQVVYGSSVQGLKRPLTESMTCCDWQLDLRGPSGRRKVQAPFVFLGAGGGALPLLQSSGIPEAADYAGFPVSGQWLVCGEPALVGRHHAKVYGKAKVGAPPMSVPHLDTRWIDGKRSLLFGPYAGFSSKFLKTGSLLDLPLSVRPANLLPMLQVGVNNLPLVKYLINQLRQSEADRMEALHAFLPEANADDWSLSVAGQRVQIIKRTPDGGRLQMGTEVVSAADGSLAALLGASPGASTSVQIMVEVLERCFAAKLATQAWQERLNQLIPSYGQDLNSDAELLTRTRERSDALLGLRV
- a CDS encoding TVP38/TMEM64 family protein; translated protein: MLRFRRFLLIAAVIAGLAVLFHLINVHGLEPIRAQVERLGVWAPLGILFLRGVSIILPALPSTAYSLLAGALLGFQTGFITIVICDLIFCQAAFLLASNYGRGPIQQLVGEKAMTTIERFSRNQLEGNPFLLTGLLMTGLFDFVSYGAGLGGVPWRAFVLPLLVSVLLSSGPIVALGAGIFSGGKFLLIGAVFGMFALAIVAGVIQQRMRKQAGSDT
- a CDS encoding urea ABC transporter substrate-binding protein, which codes for MKDKMLFSLLASLLVSSCSTGASTTDVNVVRVGLLHSRSGTMALSENTVAEAERLAIEEINASGGLMLKGKRVLIQPIEEDGMSDPVTFARQTEQLLGDEQVVAIFGGWTSASRKAMLPALETRDALLFYPVQYEGQECSPYVVYGGSVPNQQSEPALNWMLANRSKRILLIGSDYIYPRTANRIMRAQVQREGGTVLAERYLPLGSAEVHPLVESIRQASTSGPVVVINTLNGDSNLAFFEQLYREGLIGSQAVDRGVTVLSLSVSEEEALAIGANKISGTYASWSYFQSLAGDASKTFAQRFRRRYGYHRVINDPAEAAYSLVNLWARAAESAGSTNPKDVRQHLIGTSFAAPQGLLTVTPSQHLNKRSLLGRADDTGNFQVVKDFGVIEPQPWNPDHPDSAGQHCNHSSGTAP
- a CDS encoding glycerol dehydrogenase, which gives rise to MGYRTDFGRDHERPLAVFASPGRYVQGPGATWELGTELKRLGLSGPVLFIAGGTARRTLASIWKETLPPVGITPVVEAFGGECCDQEISRLVGLAATQPFCAVVGAGGGKTSDTARAVADELDLPVVITPTLASTDSPCSALSVIYTNGGGVQGFRFYNRHPLLLLVDTEVVARAPKRQLVAGLGDALATWFEARSCRQSHSCNVVGGYPTTTSTALAKLCCDILMADGPAACSAVDSQVTTPALERIVEANNLLSGLGFESGGLALAHAVHNGISEIPASHAMLHGEKVAFGLHTQLVMEGQPQSEIQEIFSYCRSVGLPTTLQQIGINPDDDEAIQQIAQRTVIPGESSHNEPFEVTAAAVAAAMRAADQQGRAYIN
- a CDS encoding multidrug efflux SMR transporter, which produces MGSPWLLLLLAITAEVIGTSCLKLSQGFSRPVPTLVVLSAYAISMTLMSRVVQVLPMGLTYALWSGIGIVAIVMIGLLLYHQVPTQGQLMGMALITAGVITVNLSGHPG